From Streptomyces qinzhouensis, one genomic window encodes:
- a CDS encoding DUF5719 family protein, with protein sequence MKRTPQSLLAAVTALAAITGVAALTAPGAPEGDTAAKAPARMPVERSVLLCPSVGTSEAAGTLYTSFTPTPPGTPGTSGTPGTSGTPGTSGGPSGRPTGTAELRPAGAPVPAPEGTGKQPKPRRSGTGGADGGTRDGSPGAGPAPVLAVEKPGAPVAVRAGRGEAPALVGTATAALAPGWTAQQTTVLPNGPARGLLGTTCTRPDTGFWFPGVSTARGRQDYLHLTNPDDTPAVADIEIYGRDGKAPSSMPDGIPIPAGTGIPVLLSTVTPAELADATLRVTIRTGRVGAVVRAAEDTFGSDWLAASAEASADAVLPGIPADAGSVRLVVFAPGESDAELKVRLAGPGGTIVPFGHETVQVKAGTTTSVELKGVTRGEAGSLLLDPAETDRPTPVVAALRVVRGTGTAREVAYIPATGPVGDRASTADNRSTGTTLTLTAPTAAARVRVTVSPPGTKGAAPAVRMYSVAAGTTLAVAPTAPGEPKGSYALTVETLSGGPVHAARILAPPLGRVRMFTIQTISDDRATVPVPEAERDLSVSDD encoded by the coding sequence GTGAAGCGCACGCCCCAGTCCCTGCTCGCCGCCGTCACCGCGCTCGCGGCAATCACCGGGGTCGCCGCCCTGACCGCCCCCGGAGCCCCGGAGGGCGACACCGCGGCGAAGGCCCCCGCCCGGATGCCGGTCGAGCGGTCCGTCCTGCTCTGCCCCTCGGTGGGTACGTCCGAGGCGGCCGGAACGCTCTACACCTCCTTCACCCCGACACCACCCGGAACACCCGGGACATCCGGAACGCCGGGGACATCCGGAACGCCGGGGACATCCGGCGGCCCGTCGGGTAGGCCGACCGGCACCGCGGAGCTCCGGCCCGCGGGCGCCCCGGTCCCCGCCCCGGAAGGGACGGGCAAACAACCGAAGCCGAGACGGTCCGGCACCGGGGGAGCGGACGGCGGCACCCGCGACGGCTCACCCGGCGCCGGGCCCGCCCCCGTCCTCGCGGTCGAGAAGCCCGGCGCGCCGGTCGCCGTCCGCGCGGGCCGCGGCGAGGCACCGGCACTCGTCGGCACGGCCACCGCTGCCCTGGCCCCCGGCTGGACCGCCCAGCAGACGACCGTCCTGCCGAACGGACCGGCCCGCGGCCTCCTCGGCACCACCTGCACCCGGCCCGACACCGGCTTCTGGTTCCCCGGCGTCTCCACCGCCCGGGGCCGCCAGGACTATCTCCACCTCACCAACCCCGACGACACACCGGCCGTCGCCGATATCGAGATCTACGGCCGGGACGGGAAGGCGCCCAGCAGCATGCCCGACGGGATCCCGATCCCCGCGGGCACCGGTATCCCGGTCCTCCTGTCGACCGTGACCCCCGCGGAGCTGGCCGACGCGACCCTCCGGGTGACCATCCGTACGGGACGGGTCGGCGCGGTCGTCCGGGCCGCCGAGGACACCTTCGGCAGCGACTGGCTGGCCGCGTCGGCCGAGGCGTCGGCCGACGCCGTCCTGCCCGGCATCCCCGCCGACGCCGGCTCCGTACGCCTGGTCGTCTTCGCCCCCGGGGAGTCCGACGCCGAGCTGAAGGTCCGGCTCGCGGGCCCCGGCGGAACGATTGTCCCGTTCGGACACGAGACCGTACAGGTCAAGGCAGGGACGACGACGAGCGTCGAGCTGAAGGGCGTCACCAGGGGCGAGGCGGGCTCCCTCCTGCTCGACCCGGCCGAGACGGACCGTCCCACTCCGGTCGTGGCCGCGCTCCGGGTCGTCCGGGGCACCGGTACGGCACGGGAGGTGGCCTACATCCCGGCCACCGGGCCCGTCGGCGACCGTGCGAGCACCGCCGACAACCGGTCCACCGGCACCACACTGACCCTCACCGCACCCACCGCGGCGGCCCGGGTGCGAGTGACCGTGTCACCACCGGGCACGAAGGGCGCCGCACCGGCCGTACGGATGTACTCGGTCGCCGCCGGGACCACCCTGGCCGTCGCCCCGACCGCCCCCGGTGAGCCGAAGGGTTCGTACGCCCTGACCGTGGAGACCCTGTCGGGCGGCCCGGTTCACGCGGCGCGCATCCTCGCCCCGCCGCTCGGCAGGGTCCGGATGTTCACGATCCAGACAATCTCCGACGACCGGGCAACGGTGCCGGTCCCCGAAGCGGAACGGGATCTGTCCGTGTCGGACGACTGA
- a CDS encoding glycosyltransferase family 2 protein: MSAPLPATSAAFRTAHPSTFPRHVVTAVLVSHDGARWLPETLAGLLAQRRPVQNVIAADTGSADESALLLTESLGADRVLNLARRTGFGTAVEEAARTAGVLTPDDLPYLRRPSGWDASTRTWHDEAYDMPELPYGEPVQWLWLLHDDSAPEPTALAELLKVVEADEHAVIVGPKLRGWYDRRQLLEVGVSIAYSGRRWTGLDRREPDQGQHDQVRAVLSVSTAGMLIRRDVFDALGGFDRRLPLMRDDLDLCWRAHRVGHRILIAPDAVLRHAEAATRQRRTVDCAGRSTASPHRVAKAGAVHTLLTNTHAAALPLVLLRIAVGTLVRTLAYLVGKAPRHAVDEVAGLLSVLLRPGRVVSGRTARRRARAAAAGSVVEAPELRPLFPPAGATVKAGFERVLGRFSRSRPDTAPGPAPEGDDAEPPEAGRFPRLRKLALRPAPALFTVLVLVTLVACRDLLTPGALAGGALLPAPGDVSGLLDRYADQWHPLGTGGTPTAPPYLGILAGLGTLLFGSTGLTVTVLLVCSVPLAGLTVYLAARPLITSRLLRAWGSLLYALLPATTGALASGRIGTSVLAILLPLAARAAVTAHGLDRTPAAGPRRGIRRRLGRHPSRPTAQGTETGPGTSGGHPADWRATWTYALLLTVLTAFTPVVWPLAVVLGGAALVARRDHLAAAGARFAAAVLTPMVLLAPWSLTLLTDPSALLREAGLDLGDGRGSALGLLVLAPGGPEAGGSVLLIGLVLAALAALIREGRRLAIRTAWAVALAGFALAALVNGSAWAGPATLVYGAGLIAAACLGAELGRTRVSARDFGWRQPVAVLIAALTALAPVQLAVAWAFGGADGPLERRDPVQVPAFVAEESGTSDRPRTLVLGGTSPGRVPYALLRGAGVRLGDAELARAAGGDPRLDRVVARLVAGSGADQAAELSGYAIRYVLVRDGAPPRMSRVLDTTPGLTRLSRVDGSALWGVDRQVARVTVMDGTADPLPVPSGPVDVRATLPAGGPDRILRLADRADANWRATLNGRQLPKRGVDGWAQGFELPAGGGSLVVTYQQSTAHTGWLRVRHGLVLVLVVLALPGRRGRSDDDLPDEPVLGAVPRQRADGALPAASYPLPEPPQVRAPHGATGQLPDRTPGFAPDPGPARDSGTAPASRPPHRAAGTGLGTPPGRDRRSPATGGDQAAGTAPRHPDNATRGESE; the protein is encoded by the coding sequence ATGTCCGCCCCGCTGCCCGCCACATCCGCCGCGTTCCGCACGGCCCACCCCAGTACCTTCCCGCGGCATGTCGTCACCGCCGTCCTCGTCTCGCACGACGGCGCCCGCTGGCTTCCGGAGACCCTCGCCGGGCTCCTGGCCCAGCGCCGCCCCGTACAGAACGTCATCGCCGCGGACACCGGCAGCGCCGACGAGTCCGCGCTCCTGCTGACGGAGTCACTCGGCGCCGACCGGGTGCTCAACCTCGCCCGCCGTACCGGATTCGGCACCGCTGTCGAGGAGGCCGCACGCACCGCGGGCGTGCTCACCCCCGACGATCTGCCCTATCTCAGGCGGCCCAGCGGCTGGGACGCCTCCACCCGGACGTGGCACGACGAGGCGTACGACATGCCGGAGCTGCCGTACGGCGAACCGGTCCAGTGGCTCTGGCTGCTCCACGACGACAGCGCCCCCGAACCGACCGCGCTCGCCGAACTCCTCAAGGTCGTCGAGGCCGATGAACACGCGGTGATCGTCGGCCCCAAACTCCGCGGCTGGTACGACCGAAGACAACTGCTCGAAGTCGGTGTCTCGATCGCCTACAGCGGCCGCCGCTGGACCGGCCTGGACCGCCGTGAGCCGGATCAGGGCCAGCACGACCAGGTCAGGGCCGTACTGTCGGTGTCCACCGCGGGCATGCTGATCCGCCGGGACGTTTTCGACGCGCTCGGCGGCTTCGACCGCCGGCTGCCCCTGATGCGGGACGATCTCGATCTGTGCTGGCGCGCCCACCGGGTCGGCCACCGTATCCTCATCGCCCCCGATGCCGTACTGCGGCACGCGGAAGCCGCCACCCGGCAACGCCGTACCGTCGACTGCGCCGGCCGCTCCACGGCCTCCCCGCACCGGGTCGCCAAGGCGGGCGCGGTGCACACCCTGCTGACCAACACCCATGCCGCCGCACTGCCCCTGGTGCTGCTGCGGATCGCCGTCGGCACCCTCGTACGCACCCTGGCGTACCTCGTCGGCAAGGCCCCCCGCCACGCCGTCGACGAGGTGGCGGGCCTGCTGTCCGTGCTGCTCCGCCCCGGCCGGGTCGTCTCCGGCCGGACCGCGCGCCGCCGGGCGCGGGCGGCCGCCGCCGGGTCCGTCGTCGAGGCGCCCGAACTGCGCCCGCTGTTTCCCCCGGCGGGCGCGACCGTCAAGGCGGGCTTCGAACGGGTGCTGGGCCGCTTCAGCCGCTCCCGCCCCGACACCGCCCCCGGCCCCGCCCCCGAGGGCGACGATGCGGAGCCTCCTGAAGCGGGACGCTTCCCCCGCCTCCGGAAGCTCGCCCTGAGGCCCGCGCCCGCCCTCTTCACCGTCCTCGTCCTGGTCACTCTGGTCGCCTGCCGTGACCTGCTCACCCCCGGCGCCCTCGCCGGGGGAGCCCTGCTGCCCGCCCCCGGGGACGTCTCGGGCCTGCTGGACCGTTACGCGGACCAGTGGCATCCCCTGGGCACCGGCGGCACCCCGACCGCACCGCCCTACCTCGGCATCCTCGCCGGTCTCGGCACGCTCCTGTTCGGCTCCACGGGCCTCACCGTGACCGTGCTCCTGGTGTGCTCGGTACCCCTGGCCGGCCTGACCGTGTATCTCGCCGCCCGCCCGCTCATCACCTCCCGGCTGCTACGGGCCTGGGGAAGCCTGCTGTACGCCCTCCTGCCCGCCACCACCGGCGCCCTGGCATCCGGCCGCATCGGCACGTCCGTCCTGGCGATCCTGCTGCCCCTGGCCGCCCGCGCGGCCGTCACCGCCCACGGTCTCGACCGCACCCCCGCGGCGGGCCCCCGGCGCGGTATCCGCCGGCGACTCGGCCGCCACCCGTCCCGGCCGACCGCCCAAGGCACCGAAACCGGCCCCGGCACCAGCGGCGGCCACCCCGCCGACTGGCGGGCCACCTGGACGTACGCCCTGCTCCTCACCGTCCTCACCGCGTTCACCCCCGTCGTCTGGCCGCTCGCCGTCGTCCTCGGCGGGGCGGCGCTCGTCGCCCGCCGCGACCATCTCGCGGCGGCCGGGGCACGGTTCGCGGCCGCCGTCCTCACCCCGATGGTTCTGCTCGCCCCCTGGTCACTGACCCTGTTGACCGACCCGTCCGCCCTGCTCCGGGAGGCGGGGCTCGACCTCGGCGACGGCCGGGGGTCCGCGTTGGGCCTGCTCGTCCTGGCCCCCGGCGGCCCCGAGGCCGGCGGCAGCGTCCTGCTGATCGGTCTGGTGCTCGCCGCGCTGGCGGCGCTGATCCGTGAGGGGCGCCGGCTCGCGATCCGTACCGCCTGGGCGGTGGCCCTGGCCGGATTCGCCCTCGCGGCGCTCGTCAACGGCTCGGCCTGGGCGGGCCCCGCGACCCTGGTGTACGGCGCCGGCCTGATCGCCGCGGCCTGTCTCGGCGCCGAACTCGGCCGTACCCGGGTCTCCGCCCGCGACTTCGGCTGGCGCCAGCCCGTCGCCGTACTGATCGCCGCGCTCACCGCCCTCGCCCCGGTCCAGCTGGCCGTGGCCTGGGCGTTCGGCGGCGCGGACGGACCGCTGGAGCGCCGGGACCCCGTTCAGGTCCCCGCCTTCGTCGCCGAGGAGAGCGGGACCAGCGACCGGCCGCGGACCCTCGTCCTCGGCGGTACGTCCCCGGGGCGGGTTCCGTACGCCCTGCTACGGGGAGCGGGTGTACGGCTCGGCGACGCCGAACTCGCCCGCGCGGCGGGTGGCGACCCCCGTCTGGACCGGGTCGTGGCCCGGCTCGTCGCGGGCTCCGGCGCCGATCAGGCCGCCGAACTGAGCGGCTACGCCATCCGTTACGTCCTGGTACGTGACGGGGCGCCGCCGCGGATGTCCCGGGTCCTCGACACCACGCCGGGGCTGACCAGGCTCAGCCGCGTCGACGGCAGCGCGTTGTGGGGGGTGGACCGCCAGGTCGCCCGGGTCACCGTCATGGACGGCACGGCCGATCCGCTGCCCGTCCCCTCGGGGCCGGTGGATGTCCGGGCCACCCTCCCGGCGGGCGGACCGGACCGGATCCTGCGCCTGGCCGACCGCGCCGACGCCAACTGGCGGGCCACCCTGAACGGCCGCCAACTGCCGAAGCGCGGTGTCGACGGCTGGGCCCAGGGGTTCGAACTCCCCGCCGGGGGCGGCAGTCTGGTCGTCACCTACCAGCAGTCCACGGCGCACACCGGGTGGCTCCGGGTCCGGCACGGGCTGGTGCTGGTGCTGGTCGTGCTGGCGCTGCCCGGCCGGCGCGGCCGGAGCGACGACGACTTGCCGGACGAGCCCGTGCTCGGGGCCGTACCGCGCCAACGGGCGGACGGGGCACTCCCGGCGGCTTCGTACCCGCTTCCGGAACCGCCGCAGGTCCGCGCCCCGCACGGCGCGACGGGCCAACTCCCCGACCGGACACCGGGGTTCGCACCGGACCCCGGCCCGGCGCGCGACAGCGGTACCGCCCCCGCCTCCCGGCCGCCCCACCGCGCCGCCGGTACGGGTCTCGGCACCCCGCCCGGCCGGGACCGGAGGTCCCCGGCCACCGGCGGCGATCAGGCGGCCGGCACCGCCCCACGGCACCCCGACAACGCGACCCGAGGCGAGTCCGAGTGA